The following proteins are co-located in the Thermodesulfobacteriota bacterium genome:
- a CDS encoding sigma-54 dependent transcriptional regulator, translating into MSAGKPAILIVDDDRGHRTMLRAVLAEAGYPTLEADDGDTAVERVQDADVGLVLLDLKMARMGGIEALEAIKQLRFDLPVVLMTAYASVETAVEAMKKGAFDYVTKPVDMEELKLTVEKALAFERLRAENALLRERIGERFDVSKIIGQSRPMRELFETLALVAPSEATVLVTGESGTGKELIANAIHESSPRKGGPFVKVNCAALHENLLESELFGHERGAFTGATEQRKGRFELAHRGTLFLDEIGDLSLPTQAKILRVLQEREFERLGGTRTLTADVRLVAATHRNLEEMVEEGTFRQDLFYRLSVVPVHLPPLRERRDDLPLLAEHFLRRYAEKNRKEVRGFHPQALEFLTRHDWPGNIRELENTVERAVILCPGDRITPQELPAAIRGAEVSTPTTTTLPAGLSLKEAEREVILRTLAETEGNRTRAAEVLGISRQTLITRLKEYGAG; encoded by the coding sequence ATGAGCGCCGGGAAGCCGGCGATCCTTATCGTGGACGACGACCGGGGTCACCGCACCATGCTGCGGGCGGTGCTCGCCGAGGCCGGCTACCCCACCCTGGAGGCCGATGACGGAGACACCGCCGTGGAGCGGGTGCAGGACGCGGACGTGGGCCTCGTGCTACTCGACCTCAAGATGGCGCGCATGGGTGGGATCGAGGCCCTGGAGGCCATCAAGCAGCTGCGCTTCGACCTCCCGGTGGTCCTCATGACCGCCTACGCCTCGGTGGAGACCGCGGTGGAGGCCATGAAGAAGGGGGCCTTCGACTACGTCACCAAGCCCGTGGACATGGAGGAGCTCAAGCTCACCGTGGAGAAGGCCCTCGCGTTCGAGCGCCTGCGGGCGGAGAACGCCCTTCTCCGGGAGCGGATCGGGGAGCGCTTCGACGTCTCCAAGATCATCGGCCAGAGCCGGCCCATGCGGGAGCTCTTCGAGACCCTGGCCCTGGTGGCACCCTCGGAAGCCACGGTGCTCGTCACCGGCGAGTCCGGTACCGGCAAGGAGCTCATCGCCAACGCGATCCACGAGAGCAGCCCTCGCAAGGGCGGCCCCTTCGTCAAAGTGAACTGCGCCGCCCTGCACGAGAACCTCCTGGAGAGCGAGCTCTTCGGCCACGAGCGGGGCGCCTTCACCGGCGCCACCGAGCAGCGCAAGGGCCGCTTCGAGCTGGCCCACCGCGGCACGCTCTTCCTGGACGAGATCGGGGACCTGAGCCTGCCCACCCAGGCCAAGATTCTGCGCGTCCTGCAGGAGCGGGAGTTCGAAAGGCTGGGTGGGACCAGGACCCTCACGGCAGACGTTCGTCTCGTAGCCGCCACCCACCGGAATCTGGAGGAGATGGTCGAAGAGGGGACCTTCCGCCAGGATCTCTTCTACCGCCTGAGCGTCGTGCCGGTGCACCTGCCGCCCCTGCGGGAGCGCCGCGACGACCTACCGCTCCTGGCCGAACACTTCCTGCGCCGCTACGCGGAGAAGAACCGCAAGGAGGTCCGCGGCTTCCACCCCCAAGCCCTGGAGTTCCTCACCCGCCACGACTGGCCCGGAAACATCCGCGAGCTCGAAAACACCGTGGAACGAGCCGTCATCCTTTGCCCGGGGGACCGGATCACCCCTCAGGAACTGCCGGCGGCGATCCGCGGCGCGGAGGTCTCCACGCCGACGACCACGACCCTGCCGGCGGGTCTCTCCCTCAAGGAAGCCGAGCGGGAAGTCATCCTGCGCACCCTCGCCGAGACCGAGGGCAACCGCACCCGTGCCGCCGAGGTCCTCGGCATCTCCCGCCAGACGCTGATCACCCGCCTCAAGGAGTACGGGGCCGGCTGA
- a CDS encoding metalloregulator ArsR/SmtB family transcription factor, with product MEMCSESVVHPEAVALAREAVESAPVEALAETFKVLGDPTRVRILLALSARELCVCDLAEIFDVTPSAVSHQLRLLRHHRLVRPRRDGKLVYYSLDDDHVRELFAEGLRHVWEDGR from the coding sequence ATGGAGATGTGCAGCGAGTCTGTTGTCCACCCTGAGGCCGTGGCGCTGGCCCGCGAGGCGGTCGAGAGCGCCCCGGTGGAAGCCCTGGCCGAGACCTTCAAGGTGCTGGGGGACCCCACCCGGGTGCGCATCCTCCTGGCCCTGTCGGCCCGGGAGCTGTGCGTCTGCGACCTGGCCGAGATCTTCGACGTCACCCCGAGCGCGGTTTCCCACCAGCTACGCCTGCTGCGCCACCACCGGCTGGTGAGGCCGCGACGCGACGGCAAGCTCGTCTACTACAGCCTGGACGACGACCACGTCCGTGAGCTCTTTGCCGAGGGGCTGCGCCACGTGTGGGAGGACGGCCGATGA
- a CDS encoding SO_0444 family Cu/Zn efflux transporter has protein sequence MDFAGRVLLESWEVLADAAPYLLFGFLAAGLIHGLVPTDLVARHLGRGRFLPVLKAALFGIPLPLCSCGVLPAAIGLRKKGASKGATVSFLVSTPETGVDSIALTYALMDPLMTLFRPLSAFVTAVVAGLAENLFGRASEPAPVERLSCGCVDESLVSHLPLRTRVRQGFRFAFRDLLGDLAPWLAAGFVLAGLISVLVPADFVATHLGEGWLPRVVMLAVGIPLYMCATASTPVAAALLLKGLSPGAALVFLLAGPATNLASLTALAGTLGVGATARYLLSISVSALAMGALLDAIYPALGVSARAAAGAGAEVFPSLLGAASALLLVALALWPHLPGRRRGPQTCPGAT, from the coding sequence GTGGACTTCGCCGGCAGGGTGCTCCTGGAAAGCTGGGAGGTGCTCGCGGACGCCGCACCTTACCTCTTGTTCGGGTTTCTTGCCGCAGGTCTGATCCACGGCCTGGTTCCCACCGACCTCGTGGCGAGGCATCTCGGTCGCGGCCGCTTCCTGCCGGTGCTCAAGGCGGCTCTCTTCGGGATTCCGCTCCCCCTGTGTTCCTGTGGGGTGCTCCCTGCGGCCATCGGGCTCCGCAAGAAGGGGGCGAGCAAGGGGGCTACGGTCTCGTTTCTCGTCTCGACCCCGGAGACCGGGGTGGATTCCATCGCCTTGACCTACGCGCTCATGGATCCCCTCATGACGCTCTTTCGACCGCTTTCGGCCTTCGTCACCGCCGTGGTCGCGGGTCTCGCGGAGAACCTGTTCGGCCGAGCCAGCGAGCCCGCGCCGGTCGAGCGCCTTTCGTGCGGGTGCGTCGATGAGTCGCTGGTCTCGCACTTGCCGCTCCGGACCCGGGTTCGGCAAGGGTTTCGCTTCGCGTTTCGGGACCTGCTCGGCGACCTGGCGCCCTGGCTAGCGGCGGGGTTCGTCCTCGCCGGCCTGATCTCGGTGCTGGTGCCGGCCGACTTCGTCGCGACTCACCTGGGGGAAGGCTGGCTTCCCAGGGTCGTCATGCTCGCCGTGGGAATCCCGCTCTACATGTGCGCCACGGCGTCCACTCCCGTTGCCGCGGCCCTGCTCCTCAAGGGTCTGAGTCCCGGCGCCGCTCTGGTCTTCCTCTTGGCCGGGCCGGCCACCAACCTCGCGTCCCTGACCGCGCTTGCGGGCACCCTGGGCGTAGGGGCGACCGCCCGCTACCTGCTCTCCATCTCCGTCTCAGCGTTGGCCATGGGCGCCTTACTCGACGCGATCTATCCGGCTCTCGGCGTGTCCGCGCGCGCGGCGGCCGGTGCCGGCGCCGAGGTGTTCCCGTCTCTGCTCGGCGCCGCCTCGGCCCTCCTGCTCGTCGCGCTCGCCCTGTGGCCGCACCTGCCCGGGCGTCGGCGTGGCCCCCAGACCTGCCCCGGAGCCACGTGA
- a CDS encoding ATP-binding protein, with protein MQRLQPLGRSVPPRAAPDGSRLPAVAVLTAVALLAVLLTLVTWGNLDREEELMERFLQEEGLTVIRSFEAGVRAAMLSTASESSALETLVREIARADRVAYVRVADEFERLLAESGPDAGRIEPRPAREVLAAGAAATRIVTGPGGGRVLEVARELRPIEAPRGDDRPREAMARRWQQWCSMGSMMRPMMGTGGRSAGDAPGEACRQTIAVGLYTEEFDAARRQDVRNSLLLGGTLLLAGGAGFYLLLLSQRNRVARSTLESLRLYTRDVIESLPDALVTLDPEGRVVSVNARARELLDLGERETTGENLHELVGAEDCAIEPLLQAGQEFRDHPMECLRPGCDPLPVKVSAAHLTDGDGARVGTVLLIRDVRELRAVEEQLERSRRLASLGRMAAGIAHEIRNPLGTLRGFAQYFGGKNADDATASEYAALMVSEIDRLNRIIAALLQFARPREPEFQEVSLTSLAVKIEKLVADEAAAAGLSYRSQVPEGDVRLRADPDLLTQALLNLLHNAFAATEKGGEVVLGVRLEPDSVGVFVDDTGRGLTAEEKERMFDPFYTTRKTGTGLGLAVVHQVVEQHGGRIEVESILGRGTRVTLALPRSPEATP; from the coding sequence ATGCAGCGCCTCCAGCCCCTCGGTCGCTCCGTACCGCCCCGAGCCGCCCCCGACGGCTCACGCCTGCCGGCAGTGGCGGTCCTGACCGCCGTAGCTCTGCTCGCCGTTCTCCTGACCCTGGTCACCTGGGGCAACCTAGACCGCGAGGAGGAGCTGATGGAGCGGTTCCTCCAGGAGGAAGGCCTGACAGTGATCCGTTCTTTCGAGGCCGGGGTGCGGGCGGCCATGCTGTCCACGGCGTCGGAGTCGAGCGCGCTCGAGACCCTCGTCCGGGAGATCGCCCGGGCCGATCGGGTTGCCTACGTGCGGGTCGCCGACGAGTTCGAGCGGCTCCTGGCCGAGTCCGGACCAGACGCGGGGCGGATCGAGCCGCGCCCGGCGCGGGAGGTCCTCGCGGCCGGTGCTGCGGCGACCCGGATTGTCACCGGGCCGGGAGGTGGCCGAGTCCTCGAGGTCGCTCGGGAGCTCCGCCCCATCGAGGCCCCCCGCGGGGACGACCGCCCCCGAGAAGCCATGGCGCGCCGCTGGCAACAGTGGTGCTCCATGGGGTCCATGATGAGACCGATGATGGGCACGGGGGGGCGCTCCGCCGGTGATGCTCCCGGAGAAGCCTGCCGGCAGACCATCGCCGTCGGCCTCTACACGGAGGAGTTCGACGCCGCCCGCCGCCAGGACGTGCGCAACAGCCTCCTTCTCGGCGGGACACTGCTCCTCGCGGGTGGCGCGGGTTTCTACCTGCTCCTCCTCTCCCAGCGAAACCGCGTGGCCCGTTCCACGCTCGAGAGCTTGCGCCTCTACACCCGCGATGTGATCGAGAGCCTCCCGGATGCCCTGGTGACCCTCGACCCAGAGGGACGGGTGGTCTCAGTCAATGCCCGAGCCCGAGAGCTTCTCGACTTGGGGGAACGGGAAACGACCGGAGAGAACCTGCACGAGCTGGTCGGTGCCGAGGACTGTGCGATCGAACCGCTCCTCCAGGCCGGCCAGGAGTTCCGGGATCACCCCATGGAGTGCCTTCGCCCCGGCTGCGACCCCCTCCCGGTCAAAGTCAGCGCGGCCCACCTCACGGACGGCGACGGAGCGCGGGTGGGCACGGTGCTCCTGATCCGCGACGTGCGGGAGCTTCGCGCCGTGGAGGAGCAGCTCGAGCGGTCGCGGCGCCTGGCCTCCCTGGGGCGCATGGCCGCCGGGATCGCCCACGAGATCCGCAACCCCTTGGGCACCCTGAGGGGGTTTGCCCAGTACTTCGGCGGCAAGAACGCGGACGACGCCACGGCGTCGGAGTACGCGGCGCTCATGGTCTCCGAGATCGACCGGCTCAACCGGATCATCGCCGCGCTCCTGCAGTTCGCGCGCCCCCGGGAGCCCGAGTTCCAAGAGGTCTCCCTGACCTCTTTGGCGGTGAAGATCGAGAAGCTGGTGGCGGACGAGGCCGCCGCGGCCGGGCTCTCCTACCGGTCCCAGGTTCCGGAGGGGGACGTCCGGCTCCGGGCCGATCCGGACCTCCTGACCCAGGCCCTCCTGAACCTCCTCCACAACGCCTTCGCCGCGACAGAGAAGGGCGGCGAGGTGGTCCTGGGCGTCCGCCTCGAGCCGGACTCCGTCGGCGTCTTCGTCGACGACACGGGCAGGGGCCTGACGGCCGAAGAGAAGGAGCGGATGTTCGACCCCTTCTACACCACGCGGAAAACGGGCACGGGGCTCGGCCTCGCCGTGGTCCACCAGGTGGTGGAGCAGCACGGCGGGCGGATCGAGGTGGAGAGCATCCTCGGCCGGGGCACCCGGGTGACCCTCGCCCTGCCGCGGTCCCCCGAGGCGACGCCATGA
- a CDS encoding zinc ribbon domain-containing protein: protein MALVAWVVFRAPRREGARSGAPAVCGRCGGTVEDAYFRCPHCGHALKTHCPACSRVVETSWSFCPYCREDVSRRTAADPQPQEGEAT from the coding sequence ATGGCGCTCGTGGCCTGGGTGGTGTTCCGGGCGCCCCGGCGGGAAGGGGCACGGAGCGGGGCCCCAGCGGTTTGCGGGCGCTGCGGGGGGACCGTTGAGGACGCCTATTTTCGCTGCCCCCACTGCGGCCACGCCCTCAAGACCCACTGCCCCGCCTGCAGCCGGGTGGTAGAGACAAGCTGGAGCTTCTGCCCCTACTGCAGGGAAGACGTGAGCCGCCGGACGGCGGCCGACCCTCAACCTCAAGAAGGAGAAGCGACATGA